The proteins below are encoded in one region of Pseudonocardia sp. DSM 110487:
- a CDS encoding class I SAM-dependent methyltransferase codes for MDGPPGWGAPLHARVLDLAGVGAGTTVLDLGCGPGTFAAAAVARGARVVGIDADRSAVAAAAAEVPEADFMVGDAHDPPPGPFDLVAAVQVLQHVANPLAVLRAGARVGSAVAVTTWGPEEDCDVRAFGEALAAWLPPRRTPAGPPPLTDPVRLRKIVGLAGLAIEAEDEVECPFTYPEADALVRPLFASGIGRVAVARAGEEAVREAVLTRLDVNRTRTGGYVLRNRFRVLLTRLTRPAAPPAP; via the coding sequence ATGGACGGGCCGCCGGGCTGGGGCGCCCCGCTCCATGCCCGCGTGCTCGATCTCGCCGGGGTCGGCGCCGGCACCACGGTGCTGGACCTTGGCTGTGGGCCGGGGACGTTCGCCGCGGCGGCGGTCGCGCGCGGCGCGCGGGTGGTCGGCATCGACGCCGACCGGTCCGCGGTGGCAGCGGCAGCGGCCGAGGTGCCGGAGGCGGACTTCATGGTCGGTGACGCCCACGATCCGCCACCCGGCCCGTTCGACCTGGTCGCGGCGGTGCAGGTGCTGCAGCACGTCGCGAACCCGCTCGCCGTCCTGCGTGCCGGTGCGCGGGTGGGCTCCGCCGTCGCCGTCACCACGTGGGGGCCGGAGGAGGACTGCGACGTGCGTGCCTTCGGCGAGGCGCTCGCCGCATGGCTTCCGCCACGCCGTACGCCCGCTGGTCCGCCCCCGCTCACCGACCCGGTGCGGCTCCGCAAGATCGTCGGCCTGGCCGGGCTGGCGATCGAGGCCGAGGACGAGGTCGAGTGCCCGTTCACATACCCGGAGGCGGATGCACTGGTCAGGCCGCTGTTCGCATCGGGGATCGGGCGGGTGGCGGTCGCCAGGGCCGGCGAGGAGGCGGTCCGAGAGGCGGTCCTGACCCGACTGGATGTCAATCGGACGAGAACGGGCGGCTACGTCCTGCGGAACAGGTTCCGGGTGCTGCTGACCCGCCTCACGCGCCCAGCTGCGCCGCCAGCTCCGTGA
- a CDS encoding haloacid dehalogenase type II: protein MDVRALVFDVFGTVVDWRGGIAREVRRLLPGLDAEALADAWRGRYVPSMDRVRRGELPWTSLDELHRTSLDELLAEFGVPGVPEAVRNELVLAWHRLDPWPDSVEGLTRLKDRYVIASLSDGNVALLVDMAKHGGLPWDTVLSAELFGHYKPDPEAYDGAARLLGLPPERVLMVAAHVGDLAAARARGLRTAYIHRPREHGSAAAPPPETDPEADVSVASLTELAAQLGA, encoded by the coding sequence GTGGACGTGCGCGCGCTGGTGTTCGACGTGTTCGGGACCGTCGTCGATTGGCGCGGTGGCATCGCGCGCGAGGTGCGCCGCCTGCTGCCCGGCCTCGACGCCGAGGCCCTCGCCGACGCATGGCGCGGCCGGTACGTCCCCTCCATGGACCGCGTGCGCCGCGGCGAGCTGCCGTGGACCTCCCTCGACGAGCTGCACCGGACGTCGCTGGACGAGCTCCTTGCCGAGTTCGGCGTGCCCGGCGTGCCCGAGGCCGTCCGCAACGAGCTCGTACTCGCCTGGCACCGGCTCGACCCGTGGCCGGACTCCGTCGAGGGCCTCACCCGGCTCAAGGACCGGTACGTGATCGCGTCGTTGTCCGACGGCAACGTCGCTCTGCTCGTCGACATGGCCAAGCACGGCGGCCTGCCCTGGGACACGGTGCTCTCGGCCGAGCTGTTCGGGCACTACAAGCCCGACCCCGAGGCCTACGACGGCGCCGCCCGGCTGCTCGGTCTGCCGCCGGAGCGGGTGCTGATGGTCGCCGCCCATGTCGGCGACCTCGCCGCCGCCCGGGCCCGCGGCCTCCGCACGGCCTACATCCACCGCCCGCGGGAGCACGGCTCCGCGGCCGCCCCTCCCCCGGAGACGGACCCGGAGGCGGATGTGTCGGTGGCCTCCCTCACGGAGCTGGCGGCGCAGCTGGGCGCGTGA
- a CDS encoding DUF2630 family protein: MNDDELHRRIDELVAEEHRLERAHVGQALSEAEQQRLNDLAVQLDRYWDLLRQRDARRRAGLDPDVAQERSADVVEGYRQ, from the coding sequence ATGAACGACGACGAGCTGCACCGCCGCATCGACGAGCTGGTCGCCGAGGAGCACCGGCTCGAGCGGGCCCACGTGGGCCAGGCGCTGTCGGAGGCGGAGCAGCAACGGCTCAACGACTTGGCCGTGCAGCTGGACCGCTACTGGGACCTGCTGCGCCAGCGCGACGCGCGCCGCCGCGCGGGCCTCGACCCCGACGTGGCACAGGAGCGCTCCGCCGACGTGGTGGAGGGTTACCGGCAGTAG
- a CDS encoding DUF4442 domain-containing protein — protein MTTELSWVGATMRQTVPWVGTVGIEFVEVTPQRVVLRLPDDPALRNHVGGPHAAMIFGVGETATGAVTLAAFASTMERATPLPVRSEIAYQRIARGPLTAVAVLGRPAEDVIAELESGTRPEFGIDVTITDGDDRETTRMTVVWTLRPNR, from the coding sequence GTGACGACAGAGCTGAGTTGGGTCGGCGCGACGATGCGGCAGACCGTGCCGTGGGTGGGCACGGTCGGGATCGAGTTCGTCGAGGTCACGCCCCAGCGCGTGGTCCTGCGGCTGCCCGACGACCCCGCGCTGCGCAACCACGTGGGCGGCCCGCACGCCGCGATGATCTTCGGCGTCGGCGAGACCGCCACCGGCGCGGTCACCCTGGCCGCGTTCGCCTCGACCATGGAGCGGGCCACGCCGCTCCCCGTCCGGTCCGAGATCGCCTACCAGCGCATCGCACGTGGGCCGCTGACGGCGGTCGCGGTGCTCGGCAGGCCGGCCGAGGACGTCATCGCCGAGCTCGAGTCCGGTACCCGTCCCGAGTTCGGCATCGACGTCACGATCACCGACGGGGACGACCGCGAGACCACCCGCATGACCGTCGTGTGGACGCTGCGGCCGAACCGCTGA
- a CDS encoding LLM class F420-dependent oxidoreductase yields MDHGVFIFLTDYGIDGPTLARATEERGFDGLYLTEHTHIPTSRESSWPGGSELPSRYSHAYDPFVALSAMAVVTERITLGTAVSLVLQHHPITLAKTVASLDRIAGGRFEFGVGPGWNREEMANHGVDPRTRTRRMLEHIAAMREIWTKEEAEFHGEFVDFDPIWSWPKPVRTPPVLIGGEGPTVLDRVLSHGDGWMPRGGQDDDVDVLAGRIAELRRRAVDAGRDGLTVTVFGAVRDRAAVESYAEAGVDRVLYGLPDAGEDEVLRTLDDLAGLSQPG; encoded by the coding sequence GTGGATCACGGCGTCTTCATCTTCCTGACCGACTACGGCATCGACGGACCCACGCTTGCCCGGGCCACCGAGGAGCGCGGCTTCGACGGGCTGTACCTCACCGAGCACACGCACATCCCGACGAGCCGGGAATCCTCGTGGCCGGGCGGGTCCGAGCTGCCCAGCCGCTACTCGCACGCATACGACCCGTTCGTGGCGCTCAGCGCGATGGCCGTGGTGACGGAGCGGATCACGCTCGGCACCGCCGTCTCGCTCGTGCTCCAGCACCACCCGATCACGCTGGCCAAGACGGTCGCGAGCCTCGATCGCATCGCGGGCGGCCGGTTCGAGTTCGGCGTCGGGCCGGGCTGGAACCGGGAGGAGATGGCCAACCACGGCGTCGACCCGCGCACCCGGACCCGCCGGATGCTGGAGCACATCGCGGCCATGCGGGAGATCTGGACGAAGGAGGAGGCCGAGTTCCACGGCGAGTTCGTCGACTTCGACCCGATCTGGTCGTGGCCGAAGCCGGTTCGCACGCCACCGGTGCTGATCGGCGGCGAGGGGCCGACCGTGCTGGACCGGGTGCTCTCGCACGGCGACGGCTGGATGCCGCGCGGCGGCCAAGACGACGACGTAGACGTACTCGCCGGACGGATCGCCGAGCTGCGCAGGCGCGCCGTCGACGCGGGACGCGACGGTCTCACCGTCACCGTGTTCGGCGCCGTGCGGGACCGCGCTGCCGTCGAGTCGTACGCGGAGGCGGGCGTCGACCGGGTGCTGTACGGGCTGCCCGACGCCGGGGAGGACGAGGTCCTGCGCACCCTCGACGACCTCGCGGGCCTCAGCCAGCCGGGATGA
- a CDS encoding 5-methyltetrahydropteroyltriglutamate--homocysteine S-methyltransferase has translation MQRRTEPPFRADHVGSLLRPPALLSARERFAAGTLDADGLRAVEDEAIRDVVAMQEEIGLQSATDGEFRRTSWHMDFIYQLGGIVKTEEQIRVSMHNAEGEKAFTTAGLAVRDKVRLDEPIFADAYRYLASLTTTATPKLTIPSPSMVHYRAGIGAVDRSVYPDVEEFWSDLSAAYAAQVRAMADLGCRYLQLDDTSLAYLNDPAHRAQIAARGEDADHAHLRYIKQINAAVADRPEGMRITTHMCRGNYRSAWAAEGGYDFVAEALFGELDVDGFFCEFDDERSGGFAPLRFVPPGKQVVLGLVTTKTGELEDPDDLKRRIDEASKYVPLDQLCLSPQCGFSSTVEGNALTLEEEVAKLRLIVQVAEDVWG, from the coding sequence ATGCAGCGACGCACCGAACCGCCATTCCGCGCAGACCACGTCGGCAGCCTCCTGCGCCCGCCCGCGCTCCTCTCGGCTCGAGAACGGTTCGCGGCAGGCACCCTCGACGCCGACGGTCTTCGCGCCGTGGAGGACGAGGCCATCCGGGACGTGGTGGCGATGCAGGAGGAGATCGGGCTGCAGTCGGCCACCGACGGCGAGTTCCGGCGCACGTCCTGGCACATGGACTTCATCTACCAGCTCGGCGGCATCGTGAAGACCGAGGAGCAGATCCGGGTCAGCATGCACAACGCGGAGGGGGAGAAGGCGTTCACGACAGCCGGGCTCGCCGTCCGCGACAAGGTCCGGCTCGACGAGCCGATCTTCGCCGACGCGTACCGGTACCTCGCCTCGCTCACCACGACCGCGACGCCGAAGCTCACGATCCCGTCGCCGAGCATGGTCCACTACCGGGCCGGCATCGGGGCCGTCGACCGCAGCGTGTACCCGGACGTCGAGGAGTTCTGGAGCGACCTGTCCGCCGCATACGCGGCGCAGGTGCGCGCCATGGCCGACCTCGGCTGCCGCTACCTGCAGCTCGACGACACCAGCCTCGCCTACCTCAACGACCCCGCCCACCGCGCCCAGATCGCGGCGAGGGGCGAGGACGCCGACCACGCCCACCTGCGCTACATCAAGCAGATCAACGCCGCGGTCGCGGACCGGCCGGAGGGCATGCGGATCACCACGCACATGTGCCGCGGCAACTACCGGTCCGCGTGGGCGGCCGAGGGCGGCTACGACTTCGTCGCCGAGGCGCTGTTCGGCGAGCTCGACGTCGACGGCTTCTTCTGCGAGTTCGACGACGAGCGCTCCGGCGGGTTCGCTCCCCTGCGGTTCGTGCCGCCGGGCAAGCAGGTGGTGCTCGGGCTCGTCACCACGAAGACCGGCGAGCTCGAGGACCCCGATGACCTCAAGCGCCGCATCGACGAGGCCTCCAAGTACGTGCCACTCGACCAGCTGTGCCTCTCCCCGCAGTGCGGTTTCTCGTCGACCGTCGAGGGCAACGCGCTCACCCTCGAGGAAGAGGTGGCGAAGCTGCGGCTGATCGTGCAGGTCGCGGAGGACGTCTGGGGCTGA
- a CDS encoding uridine kinase, which translates to MQITPVTPDRLVDEVVELVDDHPGRVRLALDGPPPTRPLAIAERVADALRTRGRMAVVVSTDDFLRPASVRLEFGREDPDEFLDGWIDVGGLRREVLDPAGPHGSGRVLPRLWDAVADRAHRDRYVELPTDGVVLLGGALLLGRGLPFDLAVHLRMTNAALARTLPEADRWALPAYARYAEERAPEQQADLVVLSDHPTRPALRR; encoded by the coding sequence GTGCAGATCACACCCGTCACACCGGACCGGCTCGTCGACGAGGTCGTGGAGTTGGTCGACGACCACCCCGGACGGGTGCGCCTCGCGCTCGACGGACCTCCCCCCACGCGCCCGCTCGCCATCGCGGAGCGGGTGGCCGATGCGCTGCGCACCCGTGGCCGGATGGCGGTGGTCGTCAGCACGGACGACTTCCTGCGCCCGGCGTCGGTGCGGCTGGAGTTCGGCCGTGAGGATCCGGACGAGTTCCTCGACGGCTGGATCGACGTGGGCGGCCTGCGCCGTGAGGTGCTCGACCCGGCCGGGCCACACGGTTCGGGCCGGGTGCTCCCCCGCCTGTGGGACGCGGTGGCCGACCGCGCCCACCGCGACAGGTACGTGGAACTCCCCACTGACGGCGTAGTGCTGCTGGGCGGCGCGCTGCTGCTGGGCCGCGGCCTCCCGTTCGACCTCGCGGTGCACCTGCGGATGACGAACGCCGCACTCGCCCGCACCCTCCCGGAGGCCGACCGCTGGGCCCTCCCGGCGTACGCCCGCTACGCCGAAGAGCGCGCGCCGGAGCAGCAAGCGGACCTGGTGGTCCTCTCCGACCACCCCACCCGCCCGGCCCTGCGCCGCTGA